The region CGCAATGCGTGGCTGGCACTCGGGATAGGTGATAAAACAAATTGGAATAAGGGATATGGTCAGGAAATTCTCCGGCTTGTACTTGGATTTGCATTCAGCGAATTAAATATGAACAGGGTCCAGCTGACAGTGTTTGAAAGCAACAAACGTGCCATCGCAGCCTATGAAAAATGCGGATTTAAGCACGAAGGCGGACATAGAGAATATTTGCAAAAGAACGGTCAGGCTGAAGACATGTTGCTCTTTGGCATTTTGCGAAGAGAGTGGCAGGAGTAAATGCTTTCTCGAAAGGCGCGGCACTTAAATTTTGTCACAAGGAAAATTAACCTGAATGATGCTGGAGGGGAGATAGTTGACGTTACAGGAAGGAGATATCATTACATTTGAACGGACATTTACGATGGAGGATGTTGAATTATTTACACGAATTTCAGGTGACGAGGGAACGCACCACCTTACTCCTGATGAACAAGGAAGAGTTGTTATCCAGGGGCTGCTTACCGCAACATTGCCGACAAAAATTGGCGGGGATAACAATGTGCTTGCCCGGACGATGGAATTTGAGTTTTTGCGTCCTGTTTTTACCGGAGATAAGATAATTTGTGAAGTAACTGTGGATAAGCTGGAACGGCAGACGGATAGAACAGCTATTACCTCATCTTTTATATGTATAAATCAAAACGATAAACAGGTGTTGAAGGGATATTTTGCTGGTGTGATACGTTAAGTTGTCTCTCTCTATTAAAGTGATTATTTCGATTTCTTGATTAAAATTATTTTTGGGAAGGGAGGGTTTAAATGGGTAAAGTAGCTGGTTTTGGATTTATTGAAAATAAATCATTCGATAAAGGGGTGTGATTATAATGTCTAATCCGAGATTACCGCTGACACCGGATGAGAAAGCAAAGCTGAAAAAGGCAAAGATTAAAATCAGCGAGATACATAACCAAAGTACCGGGCAATTGTCTGGAATATTGAATGCGTCATATGGTAGGACAAACCAAATTAAAGGTTTGGCTGAATTTCAGTTGGTTCCTTCCATCGGTCATAAGCTGGCTGAGAAACTGGTTTATCAATTACAGATTTTTTCACTGGAAGAGATAAAAGATAAGCATGGTGCGGCGTTGCTTGATGAATTGGAACAACGATTAGGCGTGTGGACTGATAGTTGTGTGGAGGATCAAATTCGCTGTGTAGTAGCTTTTGCGAATAATCCAGCATTGGACCGACAGTGGTTTGATTTTACGGATGAAAGAAAAAGGTACCGGGAAAGAGTGGGTTATCCCGAGGAACGACCGAAAAAGGCATGGTATGAATAGGGAGAGGTTACAAAAAAATGACATATGAATTTAAGAAAATGACACAGGAGCAGGCGGAAGAAATTGCTTATAATTGGCATTATGATGGTGAGTATTCTTTTTATGATATCGAAGCAGATGAAGAAGACCTGGAAGAATTTTTGGATTCCCAAGCGAGAGGTGACTCCAGTTTTGCTGTTACAAACGACGACGAACTAATCGGTTTTTTTAGAGCCAGCCAGAAGTCGGATGGCATTGTGGATGTTGGTTTAGGCATGCGGCCAGATTTGACAGGGAAAGGAAACGGATTGGAATTTCTGAAAGCGGGTATAGAATTTGTTCACTCAGAATACGCTCCAACTAAAATAACGCTGGCTGTTGCAACGTTCAACCAACGAGCAATTAAGGTTTATCGGAAAATTGGATTTGAGGATACTGATATATTTATGCAGGATACAAACGGTGATAGGTATGAATTCCTGAAAATGGCTTATGAATGTTAGATGGGATTAGTAGATATTTATTTAGATGTGTAATATTCATATGAGGAATTTGCCAACCGCTTGTTGTTGGAACGGAGGCCGAAATTGCATCAAATTTATAAACAATAATGCAGCAAGAGCTTCAGCTAAAGGGCTGAGGCTTTTTTTGGCAGTTAAGAATAAAATCCTTTCTTACTGCATAAGTGCAACTATGACTGTCACCTAAAGGCTTGGTGACACCCAAGTTTTCTAATCATCCAACATCCTGCGCTGCAAACAGCAGATACATATTACAGGCAATATTGGAGAAGCTGTTAAATGGTAAGTCTATCCTGGAGTTTTCACATGGAAATTTAAAAAGGGGTGCTTATTTTTGGAGACTGAACAAATCAAACAAATTGAACAGATAAATAAATTAGAAAATAAACTTACACCAATAAAGGTTGATTATTGGCAACAGTATTCCAGCTTTCATTCATGGGAATTTTGGGTTTTGCTAACTGTCTTTGTATTATCTTTAATTTGTCTATATTTATTTATCGACAGAAAAAAAGCACTTCATATTGGTTTTTTTGGATTTAATATTCATGTTTGGTTAAATTATTTGGATGAAATAGCGATATTTAATGAATTATGGAGCTTTCCATATAAGTTAATCCCTTATTTGCCTGTATTTACTTTTGAGGCATCTTTTGTTCCAGTAGTTTTTATGTTCGTTTATCAATGGACAATAAACCATGACAAAAATTACTACCTGTATGCAACAGGTCTGTGCTTAATACTCGCTTTTTTATGGAGGCCTTTGTTGTCAACTGTTGACTTGTTTCAAGTGAAGAATGGAATTAATTATCTTTATGTAATACTAGGATATTTAATTGTAATGGTAATATCGAAATGGATAACCAACATATTTGTTCATTTTGAAAAAGAAAAGAAATCAACCTAAAGGTATGATACTTGAATTACAGTTGACATAATCAGTGAACTAAAAAAGTACAGTCACTATGGATTTAATGGTGATAAAGGGCTTAAAAAGAGGAGGGGATAACTAACTGGATGGGGTACATGAAAAACGCTGAACAATCAGATTCAGCGTTTTAAAAAAAGACTATTATCAGTGTCTCATAAGGAGAGAATAACTCATAGAATGTGGATATATTTTATTCCAAGTGGTAATTCGTTTACTTAAGCCATAGCCTGTTGTACTTGTTGACCTCCACCTTGGTTTCCGCCATTTCCGCCAGTAACAGTTCCAAATATAAGCAAGAAAATTAATACAACAATGATTACTCCTTGATTAAAGGCAACTCCATCAAATTCTTCAAACATTTATTATCTCTCCTTTCTATTCATTTAGACGCTGATTAATCGCTCCCATAACATCGTTAATGGTCATATCACCGTTGTCCTTCAAAAATTTAGCCATTCGATTCATATTGTTATTTCTAGAATTCGGTTGCGGTAATTCTCCAGTAATGAGTACATCAACTGTTGGCTCATCTCGATAAACGGTTACATAATCAATTCTAAGCTTTCCAGTAACAAGTAATGCAGCTGCAACGATTTCTAAATTACGTTGTTGTAATAAATCAGCTGTTGTAAACGAGTGAACATTGTTTTTTCGGTTATTTTGATTGGGCATATATGAAACCTCCTTAGACAAATGAAGGTATTTGTAGTTCAAAATAGAGTTTGATAAAAAGCTGAGTATGTAGGATCAGCATTTTATCGAAGAACCGTATTGAAGGGATACGTAATAATAAAAAGGTATTAAAGTATAATATAGGTTTGGTTGTTTTCCGGATATTTTTCGTGTCTTTCTTACCCATCTTATGATTATAATTTTATTTTGTATAGGCAGAGGCTTGGGTATAGATTCTAAATGGAAACATCTTTTCAACAATTAGACATTACAGCAATAAATACGTCAAACGACTTGAAAAATTTGTGAAAAAATGTTATATCCCAACATTCCGTTAGCTTTTTATGGTATGATTTAAACGAAAATTAGATGAGGGGTGTAATTAATTGAAATATATTCCAATGACTGTAATAAGTGCATTCGTCTTTATGTTTATCTTTTCGAGTGCCGCTGTCCAGGCTCATTCAGTAGTGGTGTCATCAAATCCGGAAGAGGGCTCAACTGTCACCGATGAAATCACTTCCATAACGATGACATTTAATACAACGATTGAGCAGGAACAGGATGTCTATCTGGAAAATGAAAATGGGGAGAGAATTGAATCTCAGGAAATAAGCATCGAAGGAGATACAGTTACTGCATCGTTTGCGGAACCTCTGGAATCCAGTGATTATACGGTGTTTTTTGAAGTCTTCGGCGCGGATGGCCATTTGGTGGAAGGCCAGTTTGCTTTTTCTGTAGATACAGGAAATGAAGGTCAAGAAGAAACAGCCGAGGATTCAGGTACTGATGCGAATAGTGAAACCGGGGGTTCCGATGATTCTGCAGCATCTGGTAATGATACGAAGTCAGATTCAGGTGAATCATCTCAAGAAGAAGCAGATGCTGGGACAGCCAGTGCTGAAGCTACAGGAGATGATGGCTCAGGCGGCATTTCGGGTGGCGTAATCGCTATGATCATTGCACTAGCCGTAATTGCTATAGCCATAGTAATTTTCCTTGCGCGAAAACGCGCGTAAGGAAAGAGTCATATGGTTATTGTAACGCAGGGACTGCTGTATTTATGTTTTTCTTTATTAATGGGTACGATGCTTGGATATTCTGTTCTGGCAGGACAAATGCCTAAATTTTATGTGCCAAAATGGCTGTTGCTGGTAGTAACAGCTGGTGTTGGGCTGCTATCTTTCGCACCTGTGCTTACAATCATTATTAATTTTACAACAGACATGGGACTCTGGACTTCTGCTGAGGTAGTCTTATTTGAATTTGGCACCGGCAGAACCTGGCTGTTTATTTTTTTCATATCTGTGTTGCTGTTTTGCCTGATTGCATTTGGAAACATAGCAAATGACCGGCTCCTGTCAGGTATCGGCTTGTTGTTTGTTGTACTGCTGGCGACTGGCCAGGGTGCTTCCAGTCACGCTTCCGGACTTCAAGCGGTTTGGGGCACAACAGTACATACGGTTCATTTGCTAGCTGTCAGTGTCTGGGGCGGTTTGTTGTTTATCTTTGGATGGTTTACTCCGGAAAAAGTAGATTGGCAACGGAGCCTGAAATGGTTTACGCCGCTTGCTATTACATGTGTCCTTGCTTTGATTATATCCGGTTATTTCACAATGGATGTAGTTATAAACGATGTCAGCGGAGAATCTTCGAGTATCTTTAACCGTTTTGGAAACAGCTGGCTGACTGATTATGGTCAAGCATTGCTGTTTAAACATTTACTGCTTATTCCGCTATTAGGATACGGCATCATCAATGGCTTCCTGTTCCGTCAAAGATTGGCGAAGGACCCAGGATATCAATTGCAGCCATGGATGAAAGCGGAATCCATTCTGATTCTTATCGTATTTACAATTACGGCGTTCATGGGAGAACAGGCATTGCCCAATCAGATAGCGACTATTATTGAACAGGAAGGGGCATCTTCTCTTTTTCAAGCTATATACGGCCAGACGGTTCATCCCGAAATGATGGTCGCCCTTGATGTTGGATTTGTGAGTGTTGTAATGTTTATACTTGCAGCTGTGTTTTTCATATGTATGATCTATATTGCCAAAATGAAAATGCATCCTGCCTTGTCACTTTTGATGGCCATGTTCTTTGTACTCACCGGATATCTTGGTTTGATGATTGCTGTGGCCTGACTGAATAACAACAGAGGGAATAGCATGAAGAAGGAGTTAAAATAAAATCTGGAAAATGACTGTATGAAATGATGAAAAGCTGCCCTCATAGTTTATGGGAGCTTTTTCTTTGACTTAAGCAATACGATCGGGGTGTTAATCGGATTGTAGGGTTTTATAAATTTTTAGTGCAGTGAAGGTTAAAGTTCTTTACAAATATCATTTCAACCATTAAAGTAAAGATACCTAATAATTCTAGGTAGGTGAAAACATGTTCAACCGGGAGCTTATCAAAGGGAGCACGTCCCTTTTGATTTTGCAGTTGCTTAACGAACGGGATATGTATGGATATGAACTGGTGAAAGAGATGGATCGACGCAGTGACCACAATTTCCAAATTAAAGAAGGGACCTTATATCCGGCACTTCACAAACTGGAGAAGCAGGAATATATCGTATTTTACTGGCAGGATCGGGAAAAAGGACCGGCTAGGAAATACTACCACATTACGGAGCAAGGCAAGGAGATTCTCGAGGAGCGAACCAGTGAATGGCATCGTTATGTTCAGGTCATGAACAATCTGATCAGGAGAAATGAATCATGACCGATCAGGTTGAAAAGTTCTTCACAAGGCTTGAGACATTGCTTGGAAATCATCCGGATAAAAATAAAATCATGGAGGATTACCGCCTGCATGTTGAGGAACTGCTTTACGAGGAATCGTTTGACCCGGAAAAAATATACGATGAACTAACACTGCGGATAGGCTCACCAGAGGAAATAGCCCGGCAATGGCGTCAGGAGACAATCACCCCAGGCAGAATGCAATTGCTATTTGTTCTGTTGAATATCGGGATTTTTGCCGGGGGAATCGCACTTACTCTATTTTATAACTACTTTAACTGGGGATGGGTAGAGGCGCTGTGGACCAGGCTTACAACTATCCCATTTATTATTATGGCAGGATATATTATGTTCTGGGGACTGCTGGGTTATGAGATTGGAAAGGAATTTGGT is a window of Virgibacillus ihumii DNA encoding:
- a CDS encoding PadR family transcriptional regulator, producing the protein MFNRELIKGSTSLLILQLLNERDMYGYELVKEMDRRSDHNFQIKEGTLYPALHKLEKQEYIVFYWQDREKGPARKYYHITEQGKEILEERTSEWHRYVQVMNNLIRRNES
- a CDS encoding copper resistance CopC family protein; the protein is MKYIPMTVISAFVFMFIFSSAAVQAHSVVVSSNPEEGSTVTDEITSITMTFNTTIEQEQDVYLENENGERIESQEISIEGDTVTASFAEPLESSDYTVFFEVFGADGHLVEGQFAFSVDTGNEGQEETAEDSGTDANSETGGSDDSAASGNDTKSDSGESSQEEADAGTASAEATGDDGSGGISGGVIAMIIALAVIAIAIVIFLARKRA
- a CDS encoding GNAT family N-acetyltransferase encodes the protein MTYEFKKMTQEQAEEIAYNWHYDGEYSFYDIEADEEDLEEFLDSQARGDSSFAVTNDDELIGFFRASQKSDGIVDVGLGMRPDLTGKGNGLEFLKAGIEFVHSEYAPTKITLAVATFNQRAIKVYRKIGFEDTDIFMQDTNGDRYEFLKMAYEC
- a CDS encoding helix-hairpin-helix domain-containing protein, with protein sequence MSNPRLPLTPDEKAKLKKAKIKISEIHNQSTGQLSGILNASYGRTNQIKGLAEFQLVPSIGHKLAEKLVYQLQIFSLEEIKDKHGAALLDELEQRLGVWTDSCVEDQIRCVVAFANNPALDRQWFDFTDERKRYRERVGYPEERPKKAWYE
- a CDS encoding GNAT family N-acetyltransferase translates to MKLLEGTKIKLARFKEEDLNSLEQWHQDEEFMHLMDASPAFPKTEEELKEWYVKKHKEYNDYLFSVRVLESGDLIGFAALDSIDWANRNAWLALGIGDKTNWNKGYGQEILRLVLGFAFSELNMNRVQLTVFESNKRAIAAYEKCGFKHEGGHREYLQKNGQAEDMLLFGILRREWQE
- a CDS encoding hotdog domain-containing protein encodes the protein MTLQEGDIITFERTFTMEDVELFTRISGDEGTHHLTPDEQGRVVIQGLLTATLPTKIGGDNNVLARTMEFEFLRPVFTGDKIICEVTVDKLERQTDRTAITSSFICINQNDKQVLKGYFAGVIR
- a CDS encoding copper resistance D family protein; translation: MVIVTQGLLYLCFSLLMGTMLGYSVLAGQMPKFYVPKWLLLVVTAGVGLLSFAPVLTIIINFTTDMGLWTSAEVVLFEFGTGRTWLFIFFISVLLFCLIAFGNIANDRLLSGIGLLFVVLLATGQGASSHASGLQAVWGTTVHTVHLLAVSVWGGLLFIFGWFTPEKVDWQRSLKWFTPLAITCVLALIISGYFTMDVVINDVSGESSSIFNRFGNSWLTDYGQALLFKHLLLIPLLGYGIINGFLFRQRLAKDPGYQLQPWMKAESILILIVFTITAFMGEQALPNQIATIIEQEGASSLFQAIYGQTVHPEMMVALDVGFVSVVMFILAAVFFICMIYIAKMKMHPALSLLMAMFFVLTGYLGLMIAVA
- a CDS encoding CBO0543 family protein, whose amino-acid sequence is METEQIKQIEQINKLENKLTPIKVDYWQQYSSFHSWEFWVLLTVFVLSLICLYLFIDRKKALHIGFFGFNIHVWLNYLDEIAIFNELWSFPYKLIPYLPVFTFEASFVPVVFMFVYQWTINHDKNYYLYATGLCLILAFLWRPLLSTVDLFQVKNGINYLYVILGYLIVMVISKWITNIFVHFEKEKKST